The Hyphomonas sediminis genome contains a region encoding:
- the aguB gene encoding N-carbamoylputrescine amidase, with protein MTRTLTLAAIQFTPTDDVQENIDRIAGLVREAASKGAEVVLPPELFCGFYFCKTQEEEHFARAYEWQEHPAVLQLSELAAELGVVIPVSIYEKEGPHYFNSVVMLDADGVPLGVYRKSHIPDGPGYQEKYYFRPGDTGFRVWNTLKGRIGVGICWDQWFPEAARAMALMGADALLYPTAIGAEPQDASLDTAARWRRGMQGHAVANVIPVVAANRVGDEQGQLFYGTSFIADETGEIVTDLGRNEEGVLVATFDLDHIDRARAAWGFFRDRRTDLYEILV; from the coding sequence ATGACCCGCACGCTCACGCTCGCCGCCATCCAGTTTACGCCTACGGATGATGTGCAGGAAAACATCGATCGCATTGCCGGCCTTGTCCGCGAGGCGGCGTCCAAGGGGGCGGAGGTTGTCCTTCCGCCGGAATTGTTCTGCGGTTTTTATTTCTGCAAGACGCAGGAAGAAGAACATTTCGCCCGCGCCTATGAGTGGCAGGAACATCCGGCGGTTCTTCAGCTCTCTGAGCTTGCGGCGGAACTGGGCGTCGTCATTCCGGTCTCGATCTACGAGAAGGAAGGCCCGCACTATTTCAATTCCGTGGTCATGCTGGATGCGGATGGTGTTCCGCTCGGCGTCTACCGCAAAAGCCATATTCCTGATGGCCCCGGCTATCAGGAGAAATACTATTTCCGCCCTGGCGATACGGGCTTTCGTGTCTGGAACACGCTGAAGGGCCGCATTGGCGTTGGCATCTGTTGGGATCAGTGGTTCCCCGAGGCGGCCCGCGCCATGGCGTTGATGGGGGCAGACGCGCTGCTCTATCCGACGGCCATCGGCGCTGAGCCGCAGGATGCGTCACTTGATACCGCTGCGCGTTGGCGCCGTGGCATGCAGGGCCATGCCGTCGCCAATGTCATTCCGGTCGTCGCCGCAAACCGTGTTGGCGATGAGCAGGGGCAACTGTTCTACGGGACGAGCTTCATTGCGGACGAAACCGGCGAGATCGTCACGGATCTGGGGCGCAACGAAGAAGGCGTTCTGGTTGCCACTTTCGATCTTGATCATATCGATCGCGCCCGGGCGGCGTGGGGCTTCTTCCGGGATCGCCGGACGGACCTTTACGAGATTCTGGTCTGA
- the msrA gene encoding peptide-methionine (S)-S-oxide reductase MsrA — translation MLTNRPAVLIALGAGLLAAGVAFISDAGTKERSSADAPMRVATAIFAGGDFRSVEADFDKLQGIVETIPGYIGGTEDDPSHKSVVSGETGHYEAVKVTYDPARVSYDELARYFVRMIDPTDDAGQFCDRGDAYRSAIFVSGQSERDAAVATLSGAHRLLGKEVTTEIRPLTTFWPADEQFQDYHVKNASRFASQRADCGRDERVQLLWGKAVPAL, via the coding sequence GTGCTAACCAATCGTCCTGCCGTTCTGATTGCCCTGGGCGCCGGCCTGCTGGCCGCGGGCGTCGCCTTTATCTCTGACGCAGGAACCAAGGAGCGCAGCTCCGCCGACGCGCCGATGCGCGTGGCAACTGCCATTTTCGCCGGTGGGGATTTCCGTTCCGTCGAAGCTGATTTCGATAAACTTCAGGGTATTGTTGAGACCATTCCCGGCTATATCGGCGGTACGGAAGACGATCCAAGCCACAAGAGTGTCGTGTCCGGCGAAACCGGCCATTATGAAGCGGTGAAGGTCACCTACGATCCGGCGCGCGTTTCATATGATGAGCTGGCCCGCTATTTCGTGCGCATGATTGATCCGACCGACGATGCTGGCCAGTTCTGCGATCGCGGCGATGCTTACCGGAGCGCGATTTTCGTTTCCGGCCAGAGCGAGCGCGATGCTGCCGTCGCCACCCTTTCCGGTGCACATCGCCTGCTGGGCAAGGAAGTTACCACTGAAATCCGCCCGCTGACGACGTTCTGGCCGGCTGATGAGCAGTTTCAGGACTATCACGTCAAGAATGCCTCCCGGTTTGCCAGCCAGCGCGCGGATTGCGGCCGGGATGAGCGCGTCCAGCTTCTGTGGGGCAAGGCTGTTCCGGCGCTCTGA
- a CDS encoding transketolase → MPLSVDQLKTIEQRLLWLAAWTVHNANHLREKEDDDVKVGGHQASCASLVSIMTALYFQVLRPEDRVAVKPHAAPVFHAMHYLMGTQTLEKLENFRGYGGAQSYPSRTKDIDDVDFSTGSVGLGVAETAFASIIQDYLIARPWTDFGSGKRPAGRMVALVGDAELDEGNVYECLQEGWKHGLRNTWWIIDYNRQSLDGVVHEGLWAKIEAIFKAFGWRVEVLRFGALQRAAFAEPGGQRLRQWIEDCPNSLYSALTFMGGAAWRKRLLDDIGDQGEVTALIETRTDAELSQLMNNLGGQCLETLLEAFGRADDERPTVFLAYTIKGWGTPLAGHKDNHAGLMTKAQMADFQKTMGVAAGEEWAPFATVADAGGLKSALEDVPFFAKGPRRFSAPRVASPGTVFLDDEMLSTQAGFGKILDALARGDSELSQRVVTTSPDVTVSTNLGAWVNRRGLFAREAKGDTFREERIPSAQKWSFSPEGQHIELGIAEMNLFLLLGAAGLSHSLFGERLIPVGTVYDPFIARGLDALNYACYQDARFIIAGTPSGVTLAPEGGAHQSIGAQLIGMSQDGLVSFEPAFLDELSIIMDWSFDYLQRDGEGDPDERTWLRDETGGSVYLRLSTRPVEQVRAWSRTDPTFRDGVIDGGYWLKPPGPNAEVIIAYQGVIAPEAIKAAARIGEGRRDIGVLAVTSADRLNSGWTAARRARARGQKNAKSQIERLMESVPRHAQLITVTDGHPATLAWIGGVKGHAVTPLGVEHFGQTGTIRDLYRHFMIDADAIVSAASNLSPGRSL, encoded by the coding sequence ATGCCTCTTTCCGTCGATCAGCTGAAAACTATTGAGCAACGCCTGCTGTGGCTCGCCGCCTGGACTGTGCACAATGCCAACCACCTTCGGGAGAAGGAAGACGACGATGTGAAGGTTGGCGGACACCAGGCCAGCTGCGCGTCGCTCGTTTCGATCATGACGGCGCTGTATTTTCAGGTGCTGCGCCCGGAGGACCGGGTCGCCGTGAAGCCGCACGCCGCGCCGGTGTTCCATGCCATGCACTATCTGATGGGCACCCAGACGCTGGAAAAGCTGGAAAACTTCCGCGGATATGGCGGGGCCCAGTCCTACCCCTCACGCACCAAGGATATTGATGATGTGGATTTCTCCACGGGCTCTGTCGGCCTGGGCGTGGCGGAGACGGCGTTTGCGTCGATCATCCAGGACTATCTGATCGCCCGACCATGGACGGATTTCGGCTCCGGCAAACGCCCGGCTGGGCGTATGGTGGCGCTGGTGGGCGACGCGGAACTGGATGAAGGCAACGTTTATGAATGCCTTCAGGAAGGCTGGAAGCACGGCCTGCGCAACACCTGGTGGATCATCGATTACAATCGCCAGAGCCTTGACGGCGTTGTGCATGAAGGCCTTTGGGCAAAGATTGAGGCGATCTTCAAAGCATTTGGCTGGCGCGTGGAAGTGCTGCGCTTTGGCGCTTTGCAGCGGGCAGCTTTTGCCGAGCCCGGCGGCCAGCGCCTGCGCCAATGGATCGAGGATTGCCCGAACTCGCTTTATTCCGCGCTAACCTTCATGGGCGGCGCCGCCTGGCGCAAACGCCTGCTGGACGATATTGGCGACCAGGGCGAAGTGACGGCGCTGATTGAGACGCGCACTGACGCAGAACTCAGCCAACTGATGAATAATCTGGGCGGCCAGTGCCTTGAGACGCTGCTGGAAGCATTCGGCCGCGCCGATGACGAACGCCCGACCGTGTTCCTCGCCTATACGATCAAGGGCTGGGGCACGCCGCTGGCCGGGCACAAGGACAACCATGCCGGCCTGATGACGAAGGCGCAGATGGCGGACTTCCAGAAAACCATGGGCGTAGCCGCCGGTGAAGAATGGGCGCCCTTTGCGACAGTCGCCGATGCGGGCGGGCTCAAATCTGCGCTGGAAGACGTGCCCTTCTTTGCCAAGGGGCCACGCCGCTTCAGCGCGCCGCGCGTCGCCTCCCCCGGCACAGTGTTCCTGGATGACGAGATGCTCTCCACGCAGGCCGGCTTCGGGAAGATCCTCGACGCGCTGGCCAGGGGCGATAGCGAACTTTCGCAGCGCGTGGTGACGACCTCGCCGGATGTGACCGTTTCCACGAATCTCGGCGCCTGGGTGAACCGGCGCGGCCTGTTTGCGCGCGAAGCCAAGGGCGATACCTTCCGTGAGGAGAGGATCCCTTCTGCGCAAAAATGGAGCTTCTCTCCGGAGGGCCAGCATATCGAACTCGGCATCGCGGAGATGAACCTGTTCCTGCTGCTCGGCGCGGCGGGGCTTTCCCACTCCTTATTCGGAGAGCGGCTGATTCCCGTTGGCACAGTATATGACCCGTTCATTGCGCGCGGCCTCGATGCGCTGAATTATGCCTGTTACCAGGACGCGCGCTTCATCATCGCCGGCACGCCCTCCGGCGTCACGCTGGCGCCTGAGGGCGGCGCGCACCAATCGATTGGCGCGCAGCTGATCGGCATGAGCCAAGACGGTCTCGTTTCATTCGAGCCGGCCTTTCTGGACGAGCTCTCCATCATCATGGACTGGTCTTTCGACTATCTGCAGCGCGATGGCGAAGGCGACCCGGATGAGCGGACCTGGCTGCGCGATGAAACCGGCGGCTCTGTTTACCTGCGGCTTTCGACCCGGCCCGTGGAACAGGTGCGCGCCTGGTCCCGCACGGACCCGACATTCCGCGATGGGGTGATCGACGGCGGCTACTGGCTGAAGCCACCGGGGCCGAATGCGGAAGTCATCATTGCCTATCAGGGCGTGATTGCGCCCGAAGCGATCAAGGCCGCCGCGCGCATTGGCGAAGGCCGGCGCGACATCGGCGTGCTGGCAGTGACCTCCGCAGACCGACTGAATTCGGGCTGGACAGCAGCGCGCCGGGCACGGGCCCGCGGACAGAAGAACGCCAAGAGCCAGATTGAGCGGCTGATGGAAAGCGTGCCGCGCCATGCACAACTTATCACCGTGACCGATGGGCACCCGGCAACGCTCGCCTGGATTGGTGGCGTAAAAGGCCATGCCGTGACGCCGCTGGGCGTAGAGCATTTCGGCCAGACAGGAACGATCCGTGACCTCTACAGACATTTCATGATCGATGCCGACGCCATCGTTTCGGCAGCCAGCAATTTGTCGCCCGGCAGGAGCCTTTGA
- a CDS encoding ArnT family glycosyltransferase has protein sequence MHDSSQPTRTQTFERLTLAVLLLLLILRIGAILATPLELYADEAQYWRWSTSLAWGYYSKPPMIAWVIHLTTSLFGTHEWAVRIAAPLLHTIAAGLIFLTGRAMLDARAGFFAALLYALMPSVVLSSSVLSTDGVLMPFWCGALFLYWRLRSGEGSWVSAALLGAMIGFGMLSKYAMLYFVIGMGLTALIDAPSRRALLSLRSAVTVLVAGLIVAPHFAWNAANGFETVSHTVDNANLGGKLFNPENALSWFGDQLGMFGPVSFFALVVGLFLFRNRSGEEASRERWLLCFILPVLIFILFQAILSRAHANWTATAYPGAALLVALWFSRGRSITLWSSVALNVVLAGVFMAVALLPQATTSSLGLDNAMKRTRGWEASAEQIFAEAERLGATAVLVDEREVWHDLDFYAQDRTIPLISWRRYGGPKSFSEKVPLEGAMTERVLVASLNPDMRPRLRSDFTTFEPVGQVRIDLGVRSNGCPITRVFQLYIGEGYDRQERDQDWETRYIGEAEFRDPPCSAATQKR, from the coding sequence ATGCACGATTCGTCGCAGCCCACCCGTACACAGACCTTCGAGCGCCTGACGCTGGCAGTCCTGCTTCTGCTACTGATTCTGAGAATCGGCGCCATTCTGGCCACGCCGCTCGAGCTTTATGCGGATGAAGCCCAATACTGGCGGTGGTCGACTTCGCTGGCATGGGGATATTATTCCAAGCCACCGATGATCGCCTGGGTCATTCACCTGACGACTAGCCTGTTTGGAACACACGAATGGGCCGTGCGCATTGCCGCGCCGTTGCTGCACACTATCGCTGCGGGCCTTATCTTCCTGACCGGGCGGGCCATGCTGGACGCGCGCGCAGGCTTCTTCGCCGCCCTGCTCTACGCGCTGATGCCGTCTGTCGTTCTGTCGTCAAGTGTGTTGTCGACCGACGGCGTGCTGATGCCATTCTGGTGCGGCGCGCTCTTTCTCTACTGGCGCTTGCGCAGTGGCGAGGGAAGCTGGGTCTCTGCCGCCTTGCTTGGGGCCATGATCGGCTTCGGCATGCTGTCGAAATATGCGATGCTGTATTTCGTGATCGGCATGGGCCTGACGGCCCTGATCGACGCCCCTTCCCGGCGGGCGCTTCTTTCCTTGCGAAGCGCTGTCACGGTGCTGGTCGCGGGCTTGATCGTCGCCCCGCATTTCGCCTGGAACGCCGCAAACGGCTTCGAAACAGTCAGCCATACGGTCGACAACGCCAATCTCGGCGGCAAGTTGTTCAATCCGGAAAATGCGCTGAGCTGGTTTGGCGATCAGCTCGGCATGTTCGGCCCGGTCAGCTTTTTCGCGCTGGTTGTGGGGCTGTTTCTGTTCCGCAACCGAAGCGGCGAAGAAGCGAGCCGCGAACGCTGGCTGCTCTGCTTCATACTGCCCGTACTCATCTTTATCCTGTTCCAGGCTATTCTTTCCCGCGCGCACGCCAACTGGACGGCGACAGCCTATCCCGGCGCCGCCCTTCTGGTGGCGCTCTGGTTCAGCCGTGGCAGAAGCATCACGCTCTGGTCGAGCGTCGCGCTGAACGTCGTGCTGGCCGGCGTTTTCATGGCTGTTGCCCTGCTGCCCCAGGCAACCACCTCAAGCCTCGGCCTCGACAATGCCATGAAGCGTACACGCGGATGGGAAGCGTCAGCCGAACAGATATTCGCCGAGGCCGAACGGCTTGGCGCGACAGCCGTGCTCGTCGACGAACGGGAGGTCTGGCATGATCTGGACTTCTATGCTCAGGACCGCACCATTCCGTTGATCTCCTGGCGCCGGTATGGCGGCCCCAAGAGCTTCTCTGAAAAAGTGCCGCTTGAAGGCGCGATGACGGAGCGCGTGCTGGTCGCGTCGCTCAACCCGGACATGCGCCCGCGCCTGCGCAGCGACTTCACGACATTTGAGCCCGTGGGCCAGGTGCGCATTGATCTGGGTGTGCGCAGCAATGGCTGCCCGATCACACGGGTGTTCCAGCTCTATATCGGCGAGGGATACGACCGGCAGGAACGGGACCAGGATTGGGAGACGCGCTATATCGGCGAAGCAGAATTCAGGGACCCGCCCTGCTCTGCGGCCACGCAAAAACGCTGA
- a CDS encoding TonB-dependent receptor has product MKFRSFLFGTGLTAACLSYAAPALAQSTGTQVFEDPMTLEAVVVQGSATEASNVALEEAAKARASITAAYLETQQPGQTVFESLNLLPGVTFSNNDAYGSSGGDLNIRGFDGSRISATFDGIPLNDTGNYALYTNQMLDPELITRATVNFGATDVDSPTASATGGTVNYVTKSPEDEMSVSSVFSIGADDDYRRYFVRLDSGEIGPYGTTAYATYSNTSYNYFIEGKSKIDKEQFNAQIFQPIGQNGDYVRLMGHYNKNRNNFTYFYTVSRDEFDDGFKDTIDQYSLNYAINPSDTGNIRMQGKFTLSPKLVLTVDPSVQYVRANGGGSTVLDEDQAWFGGELVDLNGNGILGDQDIRVYSPSNTNTIRYALVSSLIYNMNDDHRFRVAYTFDQGRHRQTGDFSPLDTDGSPLNVFGGVDDYGPAFYFADGSKLQKRDRLSVARLNQLSLEYRGDFMDDKLGLTLGLRLPYFERELDQRCYARKGNGSSTQYCTQETPIPVLDGTGQPTGFVRFPSSATQEYAPPFKADVNYDDVLPNIGLTYRPNDAHQFFASFAETLSAPRTDDLYSGILVSQLDQAQPENSKAYDLGYRYRGDRVTASATVWYNQFSNRIERAADPNDPSVFLSRNVGDVDLQGFEATFGVELMEGLSFFSSAAFTDSEVKSTGKELVKTPDMTLAARLDYEIGAYEFGLQGRYVGDRWSDDNNTSAAPSYTVFNFDAAYDLGNIWESAKTAKVRLNVQNLFDENYLNVISGSNSYYYGAPRTVTMSLETKF; this is encoded by the coding sequence ATGAAATTCCGTTCTTTTTTGTTTGGCACAGGCCTTACGGCTGCATGCCTGAGCTACGCAGCTCCGGCTCTTGCCCAATCGACAGGTACGCAGGTCTTCGAAGACCCGATGACACTGGAAGCAGTGGTCGTCCAGGGATCTGCAACGGAAGCTAGCAATGTTGCGCTTGAAGAAGCAGCAAAAGCTCGCGCGTCGATCACCGCTGCCTATCTGGAAACGCAACAACCCGGTCAGACGGTCTTTGAATCTCTGAACCTCCTGCCAGGCGTCACCTTCTCCAACAACGACGCCTACGGTTCTTCGGGCGGCGACCTGAACATCCGCGGTTTCGACGGCAGCCGTATTTCGGCGACGTTCGACGGTATCCCGCTGAACGACACCGGCAACTACGCTCTCTACACGAACCAAATGCTCGACCCCGAGCTGATCACCCGCGCGACCGTGAACTTCGGCGCGACGGACGTTGACAGCCCGACCGCTTCGGCAACTGGCGGTACGGTCAACTACGTGACGAAATCGCCGGAAGACGAAATGAGCGTCTCTTCGGTGTTCTCGATCGGCGCAGACGATGACTACCGCCGCTACTTCGTTCGCCTCGACAGCGGCGAAATCGGACCGTACGGCACGACCGCCTACGCAACCTATTCGAACACCAGCTACAACTACTTCATCGAAGGCAAATCGAAGATCGACAAAGAGCAATTCAACGCTCAGATCTTCCAGCCGATTGGCCAGAATGGCGACTATGTCCGCCTTATGGGTCACTACAACAAGAACCGTAACAACTTCACCTACTTCTATACGGTTTCGAGAGACGAATTCGATGACGGTTTCAAAGACACCATCGACCAGTACTCACTGAACTACGCGATCAACCCGTCCGACACCGGCAACATCCGTATGCAGGGCAAGTTCACGCTGAGCCCGAAACTGGTTCTCACGGTTGACCCGTCGGTCCAGTACGTTCGCGCAAACGGTGGCGGTTCCACTGTGCTTGACGAAGACCAGGCATGGTTTGGCGGTGAGCTTGTTGACCTCAACGGCAACGGTATTCTGGGCGATCAGGACATTCGCGTCTATTCGCCTTCCAACACGAACACGATCCGCTACGCGCTGGTCAGCTCGCTCATCTACAATATGAACGACGATCACCGCTTCCGCGTTGCATACACGTTCGACCAGGGCCGTCACCGTCAGACCGGCGACTTCTCCCCGCTCGACACGGACGGTTCGCCGCTCAACGTCTTTGGTGGCGTGGATGACTACGGTCCGGCTTTCTATTTCGCAGATGGCTCCAAACTCCAGAAGCGTGACCGCCTCTCGGTCGCTCGCCTGAACCAGCTTTCGCTGGAATACCGCGGCGACTTTATGGACGACAAACTTGGCCTGACCCTCGGTCTGCGTCTTCCTTACTTTGAGCGTGAGCTCGACCAGCGTTGCTACGCCCGTAAGGGTAACGGCTCCTCGACGCAGTATTGCACCCAGGAAACGCCGATCCCGGTTCTCGATGGCACCGGCCAGCCGACCGGCTTCGTCCGGTTCCCGAGCAGCGCGACGCAGGAATACGCACCGCCGTTCAAAGCCGACGTCAACTATGACGACGTGCTGCCGAACATCGGCCTGACCTACCGTCCGAACGATGCCCACCAGTTCTTCGCAAGCTTCGCAGAAACTCTCTCTGCGCCGCGTACGGACGACCTGTACTCCGGTATCCTCGTGTCTCAGCTGGATCAGGCTCAGCCGGAAAACTCCAAAGCCTACGACCTCGGCTACCGCTATCGCGGTGACCGCGTTACCGCGTCGGCAACCGTCTGGTACAACCAGTTCTCGAACCGCATCGAACGCGCTGCGGATCCGAACGATCCGTCGGTGTTCCTGTCCCGCAACGTCGGCGACGTTGACCTGCAGGGCTTCGAAGCCACCTTCGGCGTTGAGCTGATGGAAGGCCTCTCCTTCTTCTCGTCGGCTGCCTTCACGGACAGCGAAGTGAAGAGCACCGGCAAAGAACTGGTCAAGACGCCTGACATGACGCTTGCCGCCCGCCTCGACTATGAGATTGGCGCGTACGAGTTCGGTCTGCAGGGCCGTTATGTCGGCGACCGCTGGTCGGACGACAACAACACCTCTGCCGCTCCGTCCTACACGGTGTTCAACTTCGATGCTGCCTACGACCTCGGCAACATCTGGGAATCCGCGAAAACGGCTAAAGTTCGCCTCAACGTTCAGAACCTCTTCGACGAGAACTACCTGAACGTGATCAGCGGCTCCAACTCCTACTACTACGGTGCCCCGCGCACGGTGACGATGTCGCTCGAAACCAAGTTCTAA
- a CDS encoding agmatine deiminase family protein translates to MSVDLPLLPPEWAPQSSLWVGWPRLAEEWGGDLTAARGEIAAFIRKASSYVPVKIACGSREAAASAQLATGGAGQVVELPVGDIWLRDTGPIVTGSGASREAQVFRFNGWGGKYLMEGDTETGAAVAGIEALPARHHTLILEGGGIDADGEGRLLTTRQCLLNNNRNPHLSQEEIEANLTASLGVDEFIWLGDGLANDHTDGHVDNIARFIAPGHVLCQHPADQNDPNAETLQEIERTLVAHGLMVSSIPSPGLVHFGDGVPVPASHMNFTITNRAVIVPVYEDRFSAVALAELRTLFPGREVVGLPARAILAGGGSFHCMTREIPA, encoded by the coding sequence ATGTCAGTTGATTTGCCGCTTCTCCCGCCCGAATGGGCTCCGCAGTCTTCGCTCTGGGTGGGCTGGCCGCGCCTGGCCGAAGAGTGGGGCGGGGATCTGACCGCTGCGCGCGGAGAGATCGCCGCTTTCATCCGCAAGGCTTCCTCCTATGTGCCGGTGAAGATTGCCTGTGGTTCGCGCGAGGCGGCTGCGTCCGCGCAGCTTGCGACCGGCGGGGCAGGGCAGGTCGTCGAGCTGCCGGTGGGCGATATATGGCTGCGCGATACTGGCCCCATCGTCACCGGATCGGGCGCTTCCCGCGAGGCCCAGGTCTTCCGCTTCAATGGCTGGGGCGGCAAATACCTGATGGAAGGCGACACCGAGACCGGCGCAGCCGTGGCCGGTATCGAGGCGCTTCCGGCCCGCCATCATACGCTGATCCTTGAAGGCGGCGGCATCGACGCGGACGGCGAAGGCCGCCTGCTGACGACACGGCAGTGCCTGCTCAACAATAACCGCAACCCGCATCTCTCGCAGGAAGAGATCGAGGCAAACCTGACCGCGTCGCTCGGTGTGGATGAGTTCATCTGGCTGGGCGATGGCCTGGCAAACGACCACACCGATGGCCATGTCGACAACATCGCGCGCTTCATTGCGCCCGGCCATGTGCTCTGCCAGCATCCGGCAGACCAGAATGACCCGAATGCCGAAACATTGCAGGAAATCGAGCGCACGTTGGTGGCGCACGGTCTCATGGTGTCGAGCATTCCGTCACCGGGGCTCGTCCACTTCGGGGATGGCGTTCCGGTGCCGGCAAGCCATATGAACTTCACGATCACCAACCGCGCCGTCATTGTGCCGGTTTACGAAGATCGCTTCTCTGCAGTCGCCCTTGCTGAACTCAGAACGCTGTTCCCCGGCCGCGAAGTGGTTGGCCTGCCGGCGCGCGCGATTCTGGCTGGTGGCGGCAGTTTCCATTGTATGACCCGCGAAATCCCCGCCTGA
- a CDS encoding diguanylate cyclase, producing the protein MMFTDIFPKVWIRRFLAAFMIASAPLGAMADANFAPDNRARIGRVDIAQMPNDTSFTPPLEIAEQINPDSAPEDVIASADTLGFAPVTKSVPQYSSKQGDIWFRFALTNSGADVRSAKLAMRFAYLERADLFEVRPDGQIRQSTAGSAIPVAGDAVAAAYPAFQIHVPPGESREYFGRIRSGTMLLLPIRVHSEANFTRQTTFETLVWSLITGAALAFAIYAASMSFTAANGAFRIYVCFAISAALYILFSSGLLTGLIGMHMNFNFTRIVFFAQAMVIAFGAMFIMAFLDMEKQAPRLFRVFYVIAMAGVLTGVGFLLPAQITKITFFIATGIGPLVAVAGLAIMASTGIAGARSVLIAWLPSLLATVWIYLRLFDLTPYLPINHFLLPLAFAFTLAYLSAVLGGKVRQTEFWANTDPMTGLGNRRLLDHLCDLESRQPGERYGAAVAIDLDKFKPVNDTFGHAAGDAMLVSVAEKLRTHFGGRGDIFRVGGDEFLVLGYHWQSRMDIISHANAFLQAMQAPLRHENAYLTVGASIGIAFYDHRSGFAGMLRQSDAELYRVKSSGSGGIRISDQRKHDRRSTEPVLFADNDQADEHIARMFGNARAR; encoded by the coding sequence ATGATGTTCACGGATATATTTCCGAAGGTCTGGATACGCCGATTTCTCGCGGCATTCATGATTGCCAGCGCGCCCCTTGGCGCTATGGCGGACGCGAACTTTGCGCCCGACAACCGCGCGCGCATTGGCCGCGTAGACATTGCCCAGATGCCGAATGACACGTCATTCACACCGCCACTGGAGATTGCCGAACAAATCAACCCCGACAGCGCCCCGGAAGACGTTATCGCCTCAGCAGATACTCTGGGCTTTGCTCCGGTTACCAAATCTGTACCCCAATATTCGTCCAAACAGGGCGACATCTGGTTCCGCTTCGCGCTTACCAATTCCGGCGCAGATGTCCGCTCAGCCAAGCTGGCAATGCGCTTTGCCTATCTCGAACGGGCAGACCTGTTCGAAGTTCGCCCGGACGGACAAATCCGCCAGAGCACCGCCGGATCAGCCATTCCGGTTGCGGGGGACGCCGTTGCCGCCGCCTACCCCGCTTTCCAGATACATGTTCCACCGGGCGAGTCCCGCGAGTATTTCGGCCGTATCCGGAGCGGAACCATGCTGCTCCTGCCGATCAGGGTCCACTCCGAAGCAAACTTCACGCGTCAGACGACCTTTGAAACTTTGGTCTGGAGCCTGATCACGGGCGCGGCCCTAGCCTTTGCCATCTATGCTGCTTCGATGTCGTTTACCGCCGCGAATGGCGCATTCCGCATCTACGTCTGCTTCGCCATTTCCGCTGCGCTCTACATCCTGTTCTCTTCAGGCCTGCTCACTGGCCTGATCGGGATGCACATGAACTTCAACTTCACACGCATCGTGTTCTTCGCCCAGGCGATGGTCATCGCTTTCGGAGCGATGTTCATCATGGCGTTCCTGGACATGGAAAAGCAGGCGCCGCGCCTCTTCCGCGTGTTCTATGTAATCGCAATGGCCGGCGTGCTGACCGGTGTCGGCTTCCTGCTGCCCGCACAGATCACAAAGATCACCTTCTTTATCGCCACGGGTATTGGCCCACTGGTCGCGGTTGCCGGCCTGGCAATCATGGCATCCACGGGCATTGCCGGGGCGCGCAGCGTGCTGATTGCGTGGCTGCCTTCCTTGCTGGCGACGGTCTGGATCTATCTGCGCCTGTTTGACCTGACGCCCTATTTGCCGATCAACCACTTCCTGCTGCCCCTGGCATTCGCGTTCACGCTGGCCTATCTGAGCGCCGTACTCGGAGGAAAAGTTCGCCAGACCGAGTTCTGGGCCAACACGGACCCGATGACCGGCCTGGGCAACCGCCGCCTTCTGGACCATCTGTGCGATCTTGAGAGCCGCCAGCCGGGCGAGCGCTATGGCGCGGCCGTTGCGATCGACCTAGACAAGTTCAAGCCAGTGAACGACACATTCGGACATGCAGCAGGCGACGCGATGCTGGTATCGGTTGCGGAAAAGCTGCGCACGCATTTTGGCGGCCGCGGCGACATTTTCCGCGTAGGCGGCGATGAGTTCCTGGTGCTCGGATATCACTGGCAAAGCCGGATGGACATCATCAGCCACGCCAACGCTTTCCTGCAGGCAATGCAGGCGCCGCTGCGCCACGAGAACGCCTATCTTACCGTCGGCGCAAGTATTGGCATCGCCTTCTATGATCATCGCTCCGGTTTTGCCGGAATGCTGCGCCAATCGGATGCGGAACTTTACCGTGTGAAGTCTTCCGGCAGCGGAGGAATTCGGATTTCCGATCAACGCAAACACGACAGGCGGAGCACTGAACCGGTTCTGTTTGCAGACAATGACCAGGCCGACGAGCACATTGCCAGGATGTTTGGCAATGCGCGCGCCCGCTAA